A stretch of DNA from Clostridium sp. JN-9:
AGTAGAAATACCATGTGCAAAGAGAAATGCTTCTGGAACAGTTAGTGCTTTAACTACAGCTGATATGGTTATGGCTGGTGTGAATAGTCATATACCATTTGATGACTGCGTATCAGCTATGTATAAGGTCGGACGACAGATACCATGCGAACTAAGGGAAACGGCACTTGGGGGATTGGCAGTAACAGAAACAGGATTGAAACTGAAGGAACAAGTGTCAATGAAAGAATGATACCAACTGCTTTTGGCTTGTAACATTTCTAATAACAGGGAATAGAATGATATGGAATAAATTTATTAGAGAATTATTGATAAATATTACTTAAGCTGGTGTTTATTATGAAGAAGAATTATTTTATATTACTCATTATTTCCTTGTTATTGTTTATTAAAATTACAAATCCAATTTTCAATGCTGTTATATATTCCATTGCTATTATTCCACTGGCTATTTTGCTTGGAGAATTTACTACAAATATGGCAGAGTATATTGGAGATAAGAAAGGCGGACTTTTAGCAGCAGCAGTTGGTAATATACCAGAATTAACAATTGGGTTATGGTCTGTAAAATACGGAATGATAACTATGGTAAAAGCATCTTTGGTAGGAGCCATAATAAGCAATATGCTGCTGGTACTTGGCATCTCAACCTTTATAGGAGGAACTATTTATAAAGAACAAAAATTTAATAAAAATATAGCCAGGACAAATTTCAGCATGTTGTTTTTAGCATTGACCACTATAGTAATTATTTCATCACTGGATAAATACAGTTATAGGCTTTCAGCGGTGAATCTGCAGTCTATTAGTGTGAAAATATCTTTAGTATTAATACTTGTATATTTACTGGGACTGTTTTTTTCATTATATACTCACAGCAATCTGTTTGTAATAACTGAAAGTAATACGGAGAAGAACCTTAAAAAAAATAAAAATTATTATGTTTTGCTGGCTAATATAATGTATAGTGCCATTATTCTATATTTTATAAGTGAAAAGTTAATACTTAATATAAGAATAATCACTAATTCATACAATATATCAGAAGAATTTATAGGTATTATCCTTATGCCCATATTAGGAAATATAGGAGAAAACTTTGCTGCAATAATGGGGGCAATAAAAAATAAAGTAAGCTTAAGCCTTGAAATTGCTATTGGCTCAAGTATTCAAATTTCACTTTTTGTAATGCCCTTATTAGTGGTGTTTTCCCACTTTTGCGGAATGCCCCTGACTCTGCTTTTCTCAGAATTCCAGGTTGTATTGGTGATTGTAGCAGTAGCCATGTCATTTTTTGTTTTTCAGGATGGGAAGACTTATTGGTTTGAAGGTGCCATTTTAATAGCAATATATGCAGTAATTGCATTAGCTTATTACTATATGGTATGAAAAAATAAAACTGCTAATATAATAAATATATAAACCAATTGCCAAGAGGGTTATATGTCGCATAAAAGAGTTGTAGATAATTATTATGTTGATTTAAATAATTTAGTTGATGTTTTAAGCAGATTAGTAAGTTCTTATAGATTATTAGTAGGTGGAGCTGCAGAATTAAATCAAATAGCACTAGCAAAAAAAAAGGATATAAAGGATGCAATTGAACGAGCATCGGATTTAGGCGAAATTATAGATGAAATAATTAAATCCTTGGAAAAAACAGAAGGCACATATCTTGAATATTGTAAATTAAAATCAAAAATATTAGAATGCAAGGTTGAAAGCCAGTTTATTGAAACAGAAATAGATGAGGAATTAAAACTGAAAGACTAAAAAAAGATGTGAGAAATCACATCTTTTTAAACTTTACTGAGCTTACCATAAGATAGGAAAGCATAATTTCTAATAACATTGTTAAACCTATATTTGTTGGATGATTAACAGTTATTAATGCAAATATGGCCATGAGCATTCCTGCAATAGTAATAGGTATTCCCATAAATACACCAGTAAATGTAGAAGAATTATATCTAGCAAGCCTGTATGCACCTGCTATAGGGAAAAGAAGAACTAATAAATATCCTAAAAGACCTAATGAAGAATAATTATATAGGTTAAAAATCAATATAGCTGGAGCGACACCAAATGAAACCAAATCAGCTAAAGAATCAAGTTCTTTTCCTATATCGCTGGATACATTTAAAAATCTTGCAACTCTTCCATCATATCTATCAGCTAAAGCAGCTAATATGATAAAAAGACATGCTAATTTGTAATTTTCTTGAAAAGTCATCATTAAGGACATAACACCGAAACCTAAATTACTTAAAGTAAAAAAGTTTGGTACTGCGCTTTTAGCAATCTTTGCCATTATATCACTCCTAAAAATATCGTATGTTAAAACTTAACATAAATTAAAATATTTATATACTTTAAGATTTATTCAGCATGTTTTTTAAAAAGTATATATAAAGATTATTATATTATATTATAACTCAAAAGTAAAAAAAAATTAAGGGCTTATTTAATTTTTTTTATGGAATAAATAATAATATTTTGTTAAAATGAACTGTGAGTGATATGCTTTTTACAAAGTATATATTATGAATTTAAGGAGAAAGAATATGAACGGCAGAATTAAAAGTGCCTTGAAATACATAATTTTAGCACTATTAGTAGCAATTATAGTATTTATAATTTTAAAATATAAAAGCATTGGAAGAGTATTTAATTTTAGGCATATGAAAAGGCTTATTTTAAGCTATGGAAAATATTCGGCATTAGTGTTTATATTAATGTATACATTAAAACCAATTTTATTTATTGTACCAGCATCACTGCTTTCAATACTTGCGGGCAATGTTTTCGGACCATATATAGCACTTATACTCAGCATGATTGGATGCTTTGGCTCTGCAACAGTAGCATTTTATATGGCAAGATTTTTAGGACGCTCTTTTGTAGATAAACTACTAAAAGGCAAAGCCTTAAAACTAGATAATAATATAGAAAAAAACGGCTTTTTTATAATGCTGATAATGAGACTGTCAATAATTTTTAATTATGATGCATTGGGATATGCAGCCGGACTTACAAGTATGAGCTACAAGGATTTTATAGCTGGTACTATGATTGGGATATTACCGGAAATGGTTACATATTCATTAATGGGGAAAAATATTGAGCATCCTCTTTCAGTAAGGTTTATCGTGCCTATAATAATGGTTGTGATAATAGGTTTGATTGCATCCTATTTATATAAAAGCAGAATATCTAAAAAAAATAAATAAAAACATCTTGTGTGGATAAAATAACACCAGGAGGTGTTATAAATGAAAATTAGTGATGTAATGACTAAAACAGTTGCCAATCTTAATGTGGAAGATACAGTAAAGCGTGCAGCTGAACTTATGAAAGAACACAATATAGGTTCAATCCCTGTATGCAGAGATGAAAAAGTTGTTGGAATTATTACAGATAGAGATATTGCTGTTAGAACTGTAGCAGATGGGAAAAATTCATTAGAGCAGAAGGTTAAAGATGTAATGTCCAGTAACCCTGTTGTTGGAAAACCTGAAATGGACATTCATGATGCTGCCAGGATTATGAGTGAAAGGCAGATAAGAAGACTGCCTATAGTGGAAAATAATAATTTAGTAGGTATAGTTGCATTAGGAGACTTAGCAGTTGAAAACATATTAGTTGATGATGCAGGAAGGGCTTTAAGTGAAATTTCCTCTCCAAGTATTCCGCAGATGTAAAGTTTAATATTTTGTAAATTAATCCACAAGGTGTACCCAATAATCTTGTGGATTTTTTATAGAAGGTGTTATAATTAGTTAAAAGTTAATAGTTAAAAGTTAATACATAATGGTTGAAATTTGAAAGTTTTGATAATTAAATGTCGAAATTATGAAATTATATAGAACTGTAAGTTGGGAGAGTTAGTTATGAACAGAGTTAAATTTATTTATAACCCATATTCAGGGGATAATACCATAACTGCGAATATTGATAAAATTAGTAACTATTCAGTTACCCTAAAAAGTATATAAAAAAGCACCTTACTTTCAAATTCTTATGCATCTGACAGTAAGGTGTTAATATTAATTTTAGGTTCACCAAAAAGAGGTACTTCGTTCCTTTTTAAGCGGAGCTTTTACGTCAAAGTTGGATCAAATTGATTCACTGTAAATGTTGATTTTATGCAATCCAAGGCATTTTTGCCTTGTTTTCTTACAGTAGATACATATCCACGGATTCTAGTAAAAGCGTTAGCTCCAGCAGAACTTCTAAAGGTGCCTGAAATCTTTTGCTTAACTTTAGCCATACGTAAATCACGTTCTGCTAAGTTATTATCAAAAGGTATATCAAAGTCATACATGAAAGCAAGTATTTGTTCCTTATAGCCATTTAATCTATTGAGTAAATTAAGACTGGCACTTTTCTTTACCTTCTTTTTAGAATATAATTCAATGTTTTTAGCATAGTCTTCGTCAATGCCAGCTTTAAGTATTTTATCATACTTAGATTCAAAATCCTGAATTTTATCTAAAGGTAAAGCATTTTGTTTGTTATTAGCTAAATCTACTTCTTTTTTTATATCTAACAATAGATTTTTCATTGGCTTTGCCCAGTTTTGACCTTGTAATTCAGTTATACCATTAAGTTCTCTTAATATATGAGCATTACATAGAGCATGATTGCAGTTAGTATACTTAAAATAAGTTTTAAAACCATCATGGACTGCCGTCCCAGTAAAGTTTGGAAGTATTGTAATATCATCAATAGCCTTTTTACCACGCTTTTCATGGCATTCATAATATGTAAGATTTTTATTAGAAGCAACATGAAGCCACTGGCGTTTTTTATCTATATAAATACCAGTTTCATCAAAATGAACTGCTCCTGTAGATGAGGTAAGGCTATTTCTAATCCTATTTGTTATAGCTTGTAAATTATCATGACAGTCTTGATTGAAGGTTACCATACTACCTTGACTTAAATGATGGTTAAATAAATCCTCAATGAGTTCAACAGCACGTTTATACGGAATCAACTGATATTGAGTTAAGTAAACAGCTATCGCTTTTAGGCGTTCTCCATATTGAACTGTATTCTTTATTTCTTCTGGGAAAGCAGCTGTATTTTTACTTTTACAATGAGGACATATTTTAACTTCTGCTCTATGCTCTACAATTTTAACTTTTACATCTGGTATATCTATAATTTGACGAACAATATATCTTTCAGGAGGTACATCCTTTAGGGATGCTCCGCATTCAGTACAGAATTCAACATTGTGAATTTCAATTTCATCAGGAGTATCATGTAAACACAATGTTGTTCCCTCATGACCCCTTTGACCGCCAGGTTTTTTACCTGATTTTGTTCTTAAACTTTTAGTCTTCTTTTTAAAGCCATCTGACGATGGAGGTTTACTGCTATTACTACTGTTTTTGTTGACTTGGCTTTCTAATGATTTTACACGCTCGTTTAGAGCCTTATTCTCTTTAGAAAGTGTTTCTACTTGAGATTGTAGTTCTTTAATTTGATTTGATAATTCTTTAATAACACCTATAACCTGAGATACACCTTGATTGTAAATCTCGATGATTTGGCCTTCACTCACGATGTGTCACCACCTTATCATTAGTTTTTGCAAGACAGGCTTTATGATACCAAAAAATAATGATAAATGGAAGGCTTTTTTTCAATAAATTAATAATAACAGTAAATTTAAATTATTTTAATAGCTGAATAGTTACTAAAATTATTATGATACACCAGAAATTTGGATATGAAGTTGTACCTTTTAGAATAAGCTATGAATGTGATGTTACTGAAGCATTAAAGGAAATAGATGAATCATATAAGTATATTCTCATAGCTGGCGGCGATGGCACTGTGGATAATGTTGTAAACCATATCAAGCAGTTAAATATAGATATTCCAATCGCAATACTTCCAACAGGTACAGCAAATGATTTTGCTAAATTTATAGGCATGCCACAGGATGTTGAAACTGCATGTGAACAAATATTAACCAGCAGTGTTAAAGAAGTTGATTTAGGCAAAATTAATGATAAATACTTTATTAATGTAGCAAGCACCGGATTATTTACAGATGTATCCCAAAAAACAGATGTAAACTTAAAAAATACTATTGGGAAACTTGCATATTATGTTAAAGGGCTTGAACAATTGCCAAACTTCAGAAGCCTTGACATTGATGTAAAATCAAAGCATGGTGAATTTAAAGGCGGCATGTATTTAATGCTTGTATTTAATGGTCAGACAGCCGGAAATTTAAAGTTTGCATATAAGGCTGCAATAGATGATGGTATGCTGGATGTAATAATTATAAAAGCAGGTGTCTTAAAGGACATGATTACATTGTTTATTAAAATGATGAAAGGTGAGCATCTGGAAGATACTCCTGGTTTGGTATACTTTAAAACAGATAAAATTGAAATTGAATGTCATGAAGATATAGTTACGGATATAGACGGAGAAAGGGGACCGGATTTTCCTTTGACTATAGAATGTATTAAAGGAGGCATTAAGCTATTAGGTGCAAAAAATTATGGTTAGTAATTTATATTTGTAATAAAAATTAAAATATATAAATAAATATAAACCAGGAGCAATTATTATGGAGAAATTGTGAATCAGTTTTATATTTATTTTCCAATGTTAATTTTTATATTCATTATATGGTTCAAGGATTTGAGCTTAAGTTTTGCTGCACCTTTTAAAATTAAAACATTAAGCATTATTACCTTAAGTATTTTAATTACACGATACATAGCATTATTCATTTTGTGTCTTGCTGAAAATATAAAACTTTTATATTTTTTTAAACCATTTTATTTTGCCAGCTTTATAGCTGTACCAGTGTTAATATTGTGTACAATTTATATAATTTTTAAGAATAATAAAATAAACTTTTTATATGTGTTCTTATTAGAGTTTATAGCATTAATATTATATATAATCACACTTTATTATTTTAATATAGTTATTAAAGTTGATAGCAGTATTGGATTTATAATGCTATTTAACAATGAATCAGCATATTATTTATATCTTATAGAAATTTCAATAATATTATTATTAATACTTTACTTAGGAAACATCAAAAACTTTGATAAAGCTGCATGGATATCTGCTGCAGCCATAGTTTTAATAATTGAGATATTATTAATTATTATGAAAATCAGGATTTTACCTGAATACCTTGCAGGTGAATTAATTACTCTCATTGTATTTGGGAAAGCGTTAAATATGGTAAAAAAACAATAGATAATATTATCTATTGTTTTTTTTAGATTTATTTTTTCTTTTATTATTAAAAGGCCTTGGCGGAACATTCCCGATTAAGCACTTTGAACTGCTGCCTATTAAATCTTCTCTATGGGCTGAAATAAGTGCCTCTTTTACAATTTTATAGTTCTTTGGCATGCCGAATTGTAAAAGGGCTCTCTGCATGTTCTTTTCTTTTTGGGATTTAGGCACATACACCTTTTCACCTGTTACAGGATTAATACCGCTGTAATAAATAGTGGTGGATAGACTTCCAGGAGTAGGATAAAAATCCTGAACCTGTTCCGGAGTATATCCCATAGTTTTTATGTACTGTGCTAATTCAATGGAAGCATTTAAATCACTGCCTGGATGACTGCTCATTAAATATGGTACCAAATACTGCTTCTTGCCAAGTTCTTTATTTATGCTGAAATATTTTTTCGTAAATTTTTCGTAGACTTCCATTTTTGGCTTTCCCATTTGTTTTAAAACCCTATCATTTATGTGCTCAGGAGCAACCTTTAACTGACCGCTAATATGATATTTGCATAGTTCTTTAAAAAATGTATCATCCTTGTCATATATTAAATAATCAAAACGTATACCAGAACGTATAAATACTTTTTTAACTCCAGGAACTTTTCTTATTTTTCTTAATAAACTCAGATATTCTGAGTGGTCTACTATTAAGTTTTTACATGGTGTTGGGAATATACATTGTCTGTTTTTGCAAACTCCTGATTTCTCCTGTATTTTACAAGCTCTGTGCCTAAAGTTGGCAGTAGGTCCTCCTACGTCATGAATATAGCCTTTAAAGTCTGGTAATTCAGTCATAATCTTCACTTCTTTAAGTATAGATTCCTGTGTTCTGTGCTGAATAGTTCTTCCCTGATGAAATGTTAAAGCACAAAATGAACAGGCACCAAAGCAGCCTCTGTGACTTGTAATTGAGAATTCGACCTCCTTAATAGCTGGTATTCCTCCTTTAGCTTCATACATTGGATGATAAGTTCTTGCATAAGGCAGCGAATATACCAGATCCATTTCTTCCTCAGTTAAAGGATATTGAGGAGGATTTTGAATAATGTAGTGATCACCATGCTTTTGAACTATGGTTTTACCATTTATGGCATCCTGCTCAAAGTATTCTATTTTGTAGCTGTCAGCATATTCTATTTTATCTTCCACACACTGTTCATAAGAAGGAGCTTCAATAAAATCTTTAATGTTTGCTGTATCCTTAGATAGATAAACTGTTCCTCTTACATCTGTAATACTGGATATTTTCATTCCATACTTTAAAAGTTCAGCTACTTGGATTATTGTCTTTTCACCCATGCCGTAAACTAATAAATCTGCTTTGGAATCAAGTAAAATACTTCTTCTTATTTTATCCTCCCAATAGTCATAATGGGCAAATCTTCTAAGGCTGGCTTCGATTCCTCCAATAATTATAGGCACATCCTTATATGCTTCTCTGGCCCTGTTACAATAAACTATTACTGCTCTGTCAGGCCTGTGACCAGCTTCACCGCCTGGTGAGTATAAATCATCATGTCTTTTCTTCTTAGCTGCAGTATAGTGATTAACCATTGAATCAATATTACCCGAATTAATTAAAAATCCAAGTTTAGGCTTTCCTAATTTAATAAAATCCTTTGTGTCAGACCAATCAGGCTGTGCAATTATTCCAACGGTAAATCCCTGGCTTTCAAGAGTTCTTCCTATGATTGCGGCTCCAAAGGATGGATGATCTACGTAAGCATCTCCTGTAATAAGTATAAAGTCAAGCTGGTCAATACCCCTATTTTTTAAATCTTCTTTTGATACTGGAAGAAAAGTGTTAATCAATTTTTAAAATCTCCATTCCTTAATA
This window harbors:
- the cax gene encoding calcium/proton exchanger, translated to MKKNYFILLIISLLLFIKITNPIFNAVIYSIAIIPLAILLGEFTTNMAEYIGDKKGGLLAAAVGNIPELTIGLWSVKYGMITMVKASLVGAIISNMLLVLGISTFIGGTIYKEQKFNKNIARTNFSMLFLALTTIVIISSLDKYSYRLSAVNLQSISVKISLVLILVYLLGLFFSLYTHSNLFVITESNTEKNLKKNKNYYVLLANIMYSAIILYFISEKLILNIRIITNSYNISEEFIGIILMPILGNIGENFAAIMGAIKNKVSLSLEIAIGSSIQISLFVMPLLVVFSHFCGMPLTLLFSEFQVVLVIVAVAMSFFVFQDGKTYWFEGAILIAIYAVIALAYYYMV
- the pssA gene encoding CDP-diacylglycerol--serine O-phosphatidyltransferase; translation: MAKIAKSAVPNFFTLSNLGFGVMSLMMTFQENYKLACLFIILAALADRYDGRVARFLNVSSDIGKELDSLADLVSFGVAPAILIFNLYNYSSLGLLGYLLVLLFPIAGAYRLARYNSSTFTGVFMGIPITIAGMLMAIFALITVNHPTNIGLTMLLEIMLSYLMVSSVKFKKM
- a CDS encoding TVP38/TMEM64 family protein, yielding MNGRIKSALKYIILALLVAIIVFIILKYKSIGRVFNFRHMKRLILSYGKYSALVFILMYTLKPILFIVPASLLSILAGNVFGPYIALILSMIGCFGSATVAFYMARFLGRSFVDKLLKGKALKLDNNIEKNGFFIMLIMRLSIIFNYDALGYAAGLTSMSYKDFIAGTMIGILPEMVTYSLMGKNIEHPLSVRFIVPIIMVVIIGLIASYLYKSRISKKNK
- a CDS encoding CBS domain-containing protein → MKISDVMTKTVANLNVEDTVKRAAELMKEHNIGSIPVCRDEKVVGIITDRDIAVRTVADGKNSLEQKVKDVMSSNPVVGKPEMDIHDAARIMSERQIRRLPIVENNNLVGIVALGDLAVENILVDDAGRALSEISSPSIPQM
- a CDS encoding IS66 family transposase, with translation MSEGQIIEIYNQGVSQVIGVIKELSNQIKELQSQVETLSKENKALNERVKSLESQVNKNSSNSSKPPSSDGFKKKTKSLRTKSGKKPGGQRGHEGTTLCLHDTPDEIEIHNVEFCTECGASLKDVPPERYIVRQIIDIPDVKVKIVEHRAEVKICPHCKSKNTAAFPEEIKNTVQYGERLKAIAVYLTQYQLIPYKRAVELIEDLFNHHLSQGSMVTFNQDCHDNLQAITNRIRNSLTSSTGAVHFDETGIYIDKKRQWLHVASNKNLTYYECHEKRGKKAIDDITILPNFTGTAVHDGFKTYFKYTNCNHALCNAHILRELNGITELQGQNWAKPMKNLLLDIKKEVDLANNKQNALPLDKIQDFESKYDKILKAGIDEDYAKNIELYSKKKVKKSASLNLLNRLNGYKEQILAFMYDFDIPFDNNLAERDLRMAKVKQKISGTFRSSAGANAFTRIRGYVSTVRKQGKNALDCIKSTFTVNQFDPTLT
- a CDS encoding YegS/Rv2252/BmrU family lipid kinase, translated to MVTKIIMIHQKFGYEVVPFRISYECDVTEALKEIDESYKYILIAGGDGTVDNVVNHIKQLNIDIPIAILPTGTANDFAKFIGMPQDVETACEQILTSSVKEVDLGKINDKYFINVASTGLFTDVSQKTDVNLKNTIGKLAYYVKGLEQLPNFRSLDIDVKSKHGEFKGGMYLMLVFNGQTAGNLKFAYKAAIDDGMLDVIIIKAGVLKDMITLFIKMMKGEHLEDTPGLVYFKTDKIEIECHEDIVTDIDGERGPDFPLTIECIKGGIKLLGAKNYG
- a CDS encoding YgiQ family radical SAM protein produces the protein MINTFLPVSKEDLKNRGIDQLDFILITGDAYVDHPSFGAAIIGRTLESQGFTVGIIAQPDWSDTKDFIKLGKPKLGFLINSGNIDSMVNHYTAAKKKRHDDLYSPGGEAGHRPDRAVIVYCNRAREAYKDVPIIIGGIEASLRRFAHYDYWEDKIRRSILLDSKADLLVYGMGEKTIIQVAELLKYGMKISSITDVRGTVYLSKDTANIKDFIEAPSYEQCVEDKIEYADSYKIEYFEQDAINGKTIVQKHGDHYIIQNPPQYPLTEEEMDLVYSLPYARTYHPMYEAKGGIPAIKEVEFSITSHRGCFGACSFCALTFHQGRTIQHRTQESILKEVKIMTELPDFKGYIHDVGGPTANFRHRACKIQEKSGVCKNRQCIFPTPCKNLIVDHSEYLSLLRKIRKVPGVKKVFIRSGIRFDYLIYDKDDTFFKELCKYHISGQLKVAPEHINDRVLKQMGKPKMEVYEKFTKKYFSINKELGKKQYLVPYLMSSHPGSDLNASIELAQYIKTMGYTPEQVQDFYPTPGSLSTTIYYSGINPVTGEKVYVPKSQKEKNMQRALLQFGMPKNYKIVKEALISAHREDLIGSSSKCLIGNVPPRPFNNKRKNKSKKNNR